From a region of the Paenibacillus sp. R14(2021) genome:
- a CDS encoding sulfite reductase subunit alpha, with amino-acid sequence MTTTKVKSVCPYCGVGCGIIMEVSNNRVVKVTGDKSHPTNFGRLCTKGSTCGTAIAAPGRLDYAYKRQSRNDEPTRLGLDQAITETAAKLRSILDKYGPDALSFYVSGQMSLEAQYLINKLAKGFVRTNNIESNSRLCMASAGSGYKLSLGSDGPPGSYQDMDHTDLFFVIGANMADCHPILYLRMMDRVKAGARLIVVDPRRSATADKASLFLQIKPGSDLALLNGLLHLLVKNGRTDPAFIAEFTTGWEAMPAFLEDYPPDRVSQLTGIPEADIRQAAQWIGEAPNWISCWTMGLNQSTHGTWHTNAICNLHLATGAICRLGSGPFSLTGQPNAMGGREMGYMGPGLPGQRSVLVDAERQFIEDMWQVPRGTLRTEVGTGTVSMFQSMQAGDIKACWIICTNPVASVPNRKNVIAGLQAAELVITQDAFLDTETNAYADYMLPGALWSEAEGVMINSERNLTLMQQAVEPPGEVMADWMLIAKVACEMGFADAFTYASSSEVFAEIQQAWNPKTGYDIRGASYERLREASMQWPIAEESGMIRNPIRYLNDGVSQKLVKLPDGSQPRIAFPTDSGKAVFWARPFMPPAEMPDDTFPFILNTGRVQHQWHTMTKTGKIPTLNKLNPGPFIEIHPEDAAQLGIREQDRIAIASRRGSAVLPAVVTDRVMPGNCFAPIHWNDRFGSMLAINDVTNDAVDPISMQPEMKVCAVSLVRAANLNSEFTDSPEPRAEDDGAAGGGSPIYKEEMYMAKVDTLASMLGIESSSTLTLDSHEKMYVAGFITSLRTDESMTSPGIPVLPPSAPLERSKRIWLDGILAGMFSRTFLPDDAETGSSSPASSSSIVTLDPPPPATSSESPASVAQEEKQAASAGNARVTILWASQTGTSEQAALDSAAKLQSSGLNVRVSSMDAYTWSDLASERMVLFITSTFGAGDPPDNGTSFWASLQSDHAPKLQELRYAVLAFGDSSYDQFCGYGRSLDARLEHLGAQRLMNRMDLDTDYESFVSGWQQSVMQTIQQVNAEALRLESKQTYDRNQPLLAKIASVQSLNKEGSEKDTRHYVFDLKNTGLHYEAGDALGVWPTNDPALVSELLEAIQQDPSSVVEVKGREMTLGTALQKHYDITRITPSMLQFVHEHSRSEVLGGLLQEENKAKLSKWLWGRQLIDLLQEFPIHAAPEAFLHALKPMQPRLYSISSSALHNPDEVHITVSTVRYNFNGKIRKGVCSVFLAERTDERSEVPIFVQKAPHFRPPADPSTPMIMVGAGTGVGPFRGFIQERHAAGATGKNWLFFGEQRAEYDYYFQEELKEMQQNGQLHRLTTAFSRDQKEKIYVQHRMQEHGAELWSWIKEGAHFYICGDASRMAKEVDTALKKAIQQHSGMSAAETDAYVKEMSRTKRYARDVY; translated from the coding sequence ATGACGACAACGAAAGTGAAGAGTGTATGCCCGTATTGCGGCGTTGGCTGCGGCATTATTATGGAAGTTTCCAATAATCGCGTCGTCAAAGTCACTGGCGATAAATCCCATCCGACGAATTTCGGCAGATTATGCACGAAGGGCAGTACCTGCGGGACGGCGATCGCAGCACCCGGACGCCTCGACTACGCCTATAAACGGCAGAGCCGCAACGACGAACCGACACGTCTCGGCTTGGATCAAGCCATAACCGAAACGGCTGCCAAGCTGCGTTCCATTCTCGATAAGTATGGACCTGATGCGCTTTCCTTCTATGTATCCGGCCAAATGTCGCTTGAAGCGCAGTATCTCATCAATAAGCTAGCTAAAGGCTTCGTTCGCACGAATAATATCGAATCGAACTCGCGACTTTGCATGGCAAGCGCCGGCAGCGGCTATAAGCTCTCCTTAGGCTCAGACGGTCCGCCCGGCTCTTATCAGGATATGGATCATACCGATTTGTTCTTTGTGATCGGCGCTAATATGGCGGACTGCCACCCCATTCTCTACCTTCGGATGATGGATCGGGTGAAAGCTGGCGCGAGGCTCATCGTCGTCGACCCGCGCCGAAGCGCGACAGCGGATAAAGCATCGCTCTTCCTCCAGATCAAGCCCGGCTCCGACCTGGCTTTACTGAACGGCTTGCTCCATCTGCTCGTGAAGAACGGCCGAACCGATCCGGCCTTCATCGCCGAATTCACGACCGGTTGGGAAGCGATGCCGGCGTTCTTGGAGGATTACCCGCCAGACCGCGTCTCGCAGCTCACCGGTATTCCGGAAGCCGACATTCGTCAAGCCGCACAATGGATCGGCGAAGCGCCCAATTGGATCAGCTGCTGGACGATGGGGCTGAACCAGAGCACGCATGGCACTTGGCATACCAATGCCATCTGCAATCTTCACCTGGCTACCGGTGCGATATGCCGCCTTGGCAGCGGTCCATTCTCCTTGACCGGTCAGCCCAATGCAATGGGCGGACGCGAAATGGGCTACATGGGTCCTGGACTTCCAGGCCAGCGGTCCGTGCTGGTTGACGCGGAACGGCAGTTCATCGAGGACATGTGGCAGGTGCCTCGCGGAACGCTTCGCACTGAGGTCGGTACAGGAACCGTCTCGATGTTTCAAAGTATGCAGGCCGGCGACATCAAGGCGTGTTGGATCATTTGTACGAACCCGGTCGCTTCCGTACCCAATCGCAAGAACGTAATCGCTGGTCTTCAAGCCGCGGAGCTCGTCATTACGCAGGATGCATTTCTCGATACCGAGACGAACGCATACGCGGACTATATGCTGCCCGGCGCACTGTGGTCGGAAGCCGAAGGCGTGATGATCAATTCCGAACGCAATCTCACCTTGATGCAGCAAGCCGTCGAGCCGCCTGGCGAGGTAATGGCGGACTGGATGTTGATCGCGAAGGTCGCCTGCGAAATGGGATTTGCCGATGCGTTCACTTATGCTTCATCCAGCGAAGTGTTCGCCGAGATCCAGCAAGCCTGGAACCCAAAGACGGGTTATGATATCCGCGGTGCTTCCTACGAACGGCTTCGCGAAGCCTCGATGCAGTGGCCGATTGCCGAAGAGAGCGGCATGATCCGCAATCCCATTCGTTATTTAAACGACGGCGTCAGCCAGAAGCTGGTGAAGCTTCCGGACGGAAGCCAGCCGCGAATCGCATTTCCGACGGACAGCGGCAAAGCCGTTTTTTGGGCCCGCCCGTTCATGCCTCCGGCCGAAATGCCCGATGATACCTTTCCCTTCATTCTAAACACCGGCCGCGTGCAGCATCAGTGGCATACGATGACGAAGACGGGCAAGATTCCGACCTTGAACAAGTTGAATCCTGGCCCCTTCATCGAGATTCATCCCGAGGATGCGGCTCAGCTCGGCATTCGTGAGCAGGATCGCATTGCAATTGCATCCCGCCGGGGAAGCGCTGTTCTGCCGGCAGTAGTGACGGATCGCGTAATGCCCGGCAACTGCTTCGCTCCAATTCATTGGAATGATAGGTTCGGCAGTATGCTCGCCATCAACGATGTGACGAACGATGCCGTCGATCCCATCTCCATGCAGCCTGAAATGAAAGTATGCGCCGTCTCTCTTGTCCGCGCTGCTAACCTAAACTCCGAATTCACCGACTCCCCTGAACCAAGAGCCGAGGATGACGGCGCAGCGGGCGGAGGAAGCCCAATCTACAAGGAGGAAATGTATATGGCCAAAGTGGATACGCTCGCGAGTATGCTAGGCATTGAATCTTCGTCTACGCTTACGCTCGACAGTCACGAGAAAATGTACGTCGCAGGCTTCATCACCAGCCTGAGGACCGACGAATCCATGACGTCGCCGGGAATTCCCGTGCTGCCTCCGTCCGCGCCGCTCGAGCGCTCCAAACGAATATGGCTGGACGGCATTCTAGCCGGTATGTTCTCGCGTACATTCCTTCCCGACGATGCGGAAACCGGTTCTTCTTCACCGGCCTCCTCTTCCAGCATCGTAACGCTGGACCCGCCGCCTCCTGCAACTAGCTCTGAAAGTCCGGCATCCGTCGCACAGGAGGAGAAGCAGGCAGCATCGGCAGGCAATGCACGCGTAACGATCCTGTGGGCGTCGCAAACGGGAACATCCGAACAAGCGGCGCTGGATAGCGCGGCGAAGCTGCAATCCTCCGGGCTTAACGTGCGTGTTAGCAGCATGGACGCTTATACGTGGTCCGATTTGGCTTCAGAGCGCATGGTCTTGTTTATTACCAGCACATTCGGCGCAGGCGACCCGCCGGATAACGGAACAAGCTTCTGGGCATCGCTGCAGAGCGATCACGCTCCCAAGCTGCAAGAGCTGCGTTATGCGGTGCTCGCGTTCGGCGATTCCAGCTATGATCAATTTTGCGGATATGGCCGCAGCCTGGACGCAAGGCTTGAGCATCTAGGTGCACAGCGCCTTATGAACCGAATGGATCTGGATACCGACTACGAGTCGTTTGTCAGCGGCTGGCAGCAATCCGTTATGCAAACCATACAACAGGTCAACGCAGAGGCGCTGCGCCTAGAGAGCAAACAAACCTATGATCGCAATCAACCGCTCTTGGCGAAGATCGCCTCCGTTCAAAGCTTAAACAAAGAAGGCTCCGAGAAGGATACCCGCCATTATGTATTTGATTTGAAGAATACCGGTCTTCACTATGAAGCCGGCGACGCACTTGGCGTATGGCCGACGAATGACCCGGCACTCGTCAGCGAGCTGCTTGAAGCAATACAGCAGGATCCTTCATCCGTCGTCGAAGTGAAAGGCCGCGAGATGACGCTGGGTACGGCGCTGCAGAAGCATTACGACATCACGCGGATCACCCCCAGCATGCTCCAGTTCGTCCATGAACACTCAAGAAGCGAGGTGCTCGGCGGCTTATTGCAGGAAGAGAACAAAGCAAAACTCAGCAAATGGCTGTGGGGACGGCAGCTGATCGACTTGCTGCAGGAGTTCCCGATCCACGCAGCGCCTGAGGCTTTCTTACACGCATTGAAGCCAATGCAGCCAAGGCTATACTCCATCTCGTCAAGCGCCTTGCACAATCCGGACGAGGTGCATATTACCGTATCAACGGTCCGTTATAACTTCAACGGCAAGATCAGAAAAGGCGTCTGCTCCGTCTTCCTTGCCGAACGAACAGATGAAAGATCCGAAGTGCCGATCTTTGTACAGAAGGCGCCTCATTTCCGTCCCCCGGCGGATCCCTCGACGCCGATGATCATGGTCGGCGCCGGGACCGGCGTAGGTCCTTTCCGCGGCTTCATTCAGGAGCGCCATGCAGCAGGCGCCACAGGAAAGAATTGGCTCTTCTTCGGCGAGCAGCGTGCGGAATATGATTATTACTTCCAAGAAGAGCTTAAAGAGATGCAGCAGAATGGCCAGCTGCACCGATTAACGACCGCTTTCTCCCGCGATCAGAAGGAGAAGATCTATGTCCAGCATCGCATGCAAGAGCACGGTGCGGAGCTGTGGTCCTGGATTAAGGAAGGCGCCCACTTCTACATTTGCGGCGATGCCAGCCGAATGGCGAAGGAAGTGGATACGGCGCTGAAGAAGGCGATCCAGCAGCACAGCGGAATGAGCGCAGCCGAGACGGACGCTTACGTGAAAGAAATGTCCCGTACCAAGCGGTACGCGCGGGACGTTTACTAG
- a CDS encoding MarR family winged helix-turn-helix transcriptional regulator, whose protein sequence is MNKNKLPKNVYEQLAYFRYRIRKFIRFSEEAARSKGITPQYHQLMLSIMGFPNREYATPKELAERLQITPHACVELIHRCEELELVQRFPNPNDRRSIFIRLTESGMGILEELSEIHMDELKRAGLLEFQEHFQL, encoded by the coding sequence ATGAATAAGAATAAATTGCCTAAGAATGTGTATGAACAGCTCGCTTATTTTCGCTATCGGATCCGCAAGTTTATTCGCTTTAGTGAAGAGGCCGCCCGCAGCAAAGGAATTACGCCTCAGTATCATCAACTGATGCTGTCCATCATGGGCTTTCCGAATCGCGAGTATGCAACGCCCAAGGAGCTGGCGGAAAGGTTGCAAATAACGCCGCACGCCTGCGTGGAGCTGATTCATCGGTGCGAGGAGCTTGAATTGGTGCAGCGGTTCCCGAACCCTAATGACCGCAGAAGTATCTTTATCCGCCTAACAGAGAGCGGGATGGGGATCCTTGAGGAGCTATCGGAAATTCATATGGATGAACTGAAACGGGCAGGCTTGCTGGAGTTTCAAGAGCATTTTCAGTTATAA
- a CDS encoding ubiquinol oxidase subunit II, whose translation MKRTSKIRGLMLLITGLLTMVLLSGCDSKYVVFNPQGPVAETQYRLIILSVVLCAIVVIPVLAITAFIVWRYRDKPDNKAPYKPHWDDSKVLEILWWGIPIVIIAILGFYTARDTYALAKPPVTDVKPIEIQVTSLDWKWLFQYPDQNIATVNYVHIPAGVQVHFELTSDAPMNSFWIPQLGGQEYTMPGMAMSLWLQADHTGEFYGTGANFSGKEFAHMRFNVISESQEDFNKWVKGVQGTSNELTKAGYDELAKPGRSEEQTFSSYPPDLFDSVVIKNGNHHMIMGDDKDADKDGGKTDHDMGDMDMTDMNDMNSSEMNHNHQD comes from the coding sequence ATGAAGAGAACATCCAAAATCCGCGGCTTGATGCTGCTGATAACCGGGTTGTTGACCATGGTGCTGCTGTCAGGATGCGACAGCAAATACGTTGTCTTCAACCCGCAAGGTCCAGTCGCCGAAACGCAGTACCGACTAATTATTTTATCGGTGGTGCTTTGCGCCATTGTCGTTATCCCAGTCTTAGCGATTACGGCTTTCATTGTATGGCGATATCGCGACAAGCCGGACAATAAAGCGCCTTATAAACCGCACTGGGATGACAGCAAAGTGCTTGAAATCCTCTGGTGGGGCATACCGATTGTCATTATTGCCATTTTGGGCTTCTACACGGCCCGTGATACGTATGCGCTGGCGAAACCGCCGGTTACGGATGTGAAGCCGATTGAAATTCAAGTCACTTCGCTCGATTGGAAATGGCTCTTCCAATATCCAGACCAAAATATTGCGACAGTCAATTACGTCCATATCCCTGCCGGGGTGCAAGTGCATTTCGAGCTAACGAGCGATGCGCCGATGAACTCCTTCTGGATTCCGCAGCTAGGCGGTCAGGAATATACGATGCCGGGCATGGCCATGTCGCTGTGGCTGCAGGCCGACCATACCGGCGAGTTTTACGGTACGGGAGCCAACTTCTCGGGTAAAGAATTTGCTCATATGCGCTTTAACGTCATTTCCGAGTCGCAAGAAGATTTCAACAAATGGGTTAAGGGCGTTCAAGGCACGTCGAATGAGCTGACGAAAGCCGGCTATGATGAGCTTGCGAAACCAGGCAGATCTGAAGAACAAACCTTTTCTTCATACCCGCCGGACCTGTTCGATTCCGTTGTTATCAAGAATGGCAACCATCATATGATCATGGGTGATGACAAGGATGCCGACAAAGACGGCGGCAAAACCGACCATGACATGGGCGACATGGATATGACGGATATGAACGATATGAATTCTAGTGAAATGAATCACAATCATCAGGATTGA
- a CDS encoding cbb3-type cytochrome c oxidase subunit I — MFASIKSFASSFFVTGDPLIYGADVSIALTSIAIVFVLFYFKKWGWLWREWLTTVDHKKIGMMYLIASLLMLFRGGVDALMMRAQLAFPNVEFLHADHYNSVFTTHGTIMILFMAMPMMFGLFNMVVPLQIGARDVAYPYLNAVSFWLFLFGAMLFNLSFVIGGSPDAGWLSYPPLSEMSHSPGVGQNFYIWGIQISGIGSLATGINFIVTILKMRAPGMKMMKMPLFSWSVFSSCIMIIFAFPILTITLALLFVDRFFGGHIFTIDGGGNPMMYVNLIWMWGHPEVYIVVLPAFGIFSEVVATFSRKRIFGYKSMVYSLLSISILAFFTWVHHFFTMGSGADVNVFFALATMAIGIPTGAKIFNWLFTMFRGRIRMEQPMLWTLAFIPCFVVGGATGVMLAVAPADYQYHNSYFLIAHFHQVLIGGVVFGYLAGIYYWWPKLFGFKLNDRLGKYAFWLWNIGFYVCFMPQYALGFMGMTRRVYTYGWDMGWAPLNLVSTIGAVLMGIGFVFQVWQILYSVKFGERDTTGDPWNGRTLEWSIPSPPPLYNFAIVPEVDERDSYWEEKERRNFAPAEPVQASKLEAIHMPKNSGIPFIFSACWFVAGFGFVFGWLWIAFAGLAGVGITLLIRSFQYDTDYYVPVKEVVEIEKSAGRAV; from the coding sequence ATGTTTGCCAGTATAAAATCTTTCGCCTCCTCTTTCTTTGTGACAGGCGATCCGCTCATCTATGGCGCTGATGTATCGATCGCGCTGACTTCGATTGCGATTGTCTTCGTCCTCTTCTATTTTAAGAAGTGGGGCTGGCTTTGGAGAGAGTGGCTGACAACCGTCGATCATAAGAAGATTGGAATGATGTATCTGATCGCATCGCTGCTGATGCTGTTCCGCGGCGGCGTGGATGCGCTCATGATGCGGGCGCAGCTTGCTTTTCCGAATGTGGAATTCTTGCATGCAGATCATTATAACTCGGTCTTCACGACACACGGTACCATCATGATACTATTCATGGCGATGCCGATGATGTTCGGACTCTTCAATATGGTCGTGCCGCTGCAGATCGGGGCGCGCGACGTTGCTTATCCATATTTGAACGCCGTCAGCTTCTGGCTGTTCTTATTCGGCGCGATGCTGTTCAACTTAAGCTTCGTTATCGGCGGTTCGCCGGATGCAGGATGGCTCAGCTACCCGCCGTTGTCCGAGATGTCGCATAGTCCCGGCGTCGGGCAGAACTTCTATATTTGGGGGATCCAAATATCGGGGATCGGTTCGCTTGCAACGGGGATCAACTTCATCGTTACGATTCTCAAGATGCGCGCTCCAGGTATGAAAATGATGAAAATGCCATTGTTCAGCTGGTCTGTATTCTCTAGCTGCATCATGATTATCTTTGCTTTCCCAATCTTGACAATTACGCTTGCACTGCTCTTCGTTGACCGTTTCTTCGGCGGCCATATCTTTACGATTGACGGCGGGGGAAACCCGATGATGTACGTCAACTTGATCTGGATGTGGGGTCACCCCGAGGTGTATATCGTGGTGCTGCCTGCATTCGGTATCTTCTCCGAAGTCGTGGCGACGTTCTCGCGTAAACGGATTTTCGGTTATAAATCGATGGTGTATTCGCTGCTTAGCATCAGTATCTTAGCCTTCTTCACTTGGGTCCATCACTTCTTCACGATGGGTTCCGGCGCAGACGTCAACGTCTTCTTCGCGTTAGCGACGATGGCGATCGGGATACCGACCGGGGCGAAAATATTCAACTGGCTCTTCACGATGTTCCGAGGACGGATTCGGATGGAGCAGCCGATGCTGTGGACGCTCGCGTTCATACCGTGCTTTGTCGTCGGTGGAGCAACGGGGGTTATGCTCGCTGTAGCGCCCGCCGACTATCAATACCATAACAGCTACTTCCTGATCGCTCACTTCCACCAAGTGCTCATCGGCGGCGTCGTGTTCGGTTATTTGGCGGGGATTTACTACTGGTGGCCGAAGCTGTTCGGCTTCAAGCTGAACGATCGTCTTGGTAAGTATGCGTTCTGGCTCTGGAATATTGGTTTCTATGTTTGTTTCATGCCGCAATATGCGCTTGGCTTCATGGGCATGACGCGCCGTGTCTACACGTACGGCTGGGATATGGGCTGGGCGCCGCTCAACCTCGTATCGACCATCGGCGCAGTACTGATGGGTATCGGCTTTGTGTTCCAAGTCTGGCAAATTCTGTACAGCGTCAAATTCGGCGAGCGCGATACGACTGGGGATCCTTGGAATGGCCGTACGCTTGAATGGTCGATTCCATCGCCGCCGCCGCTTTATAATTTCGCGATTGTACCTGAGGTCGATGAACGCGATTCGTATTGGGAAGAGAAGGAACGCCGCAATTTCGCACCTGCGGAGCCCGTCCAGGCTTCGAAGCTGGAGGCTATTCATATGCCCAAAAATTCGGGCATACCGTTCATCTTCTCGGCGTGCTGGTTCGTTGCGGGCTTTGGTTTCGTGTTCGGCTGGCTGTGGATTGCTTTCGCAGGCTTGGCCGGTGTCGGCATAACGCTGTTAATCCGCTCCTTCCAGTACGATACGGATTATTACGTACCGGTTAAAGAAGTGGTCGAGATTGAGAAATCAGCAGGGAGGGCGGTTTAA
- the cyoC gene encoding cytochrome o ubiquinol oxidase subunit III, giving the protein MAHAIQGHSKHGADSHDHGHHDQESLKVLGFWIFLVTDCLLFGTLFATYVVLQAHTAGGPTGKELFEIPGFVAETFILLTSSFTSGLAVLAMNKGKVNQLIGWLIVTAILGAAFVGLEINEFVNMVHEGATISTSAFLTAFYVLVSTHGIHVSVGLIWMIGLMIQLKMKGINPVTRRKITVISLYWHFLDVVWIFLFTIVYLIGVM; this is encoded by the coding sequence ATGGCGCACGCTATTCAAGGACATTCGAAGCACGGCGCGGATTCGCATGATCATGGCCACCATGATCAAGAATCGCTCAAAGTGCTCGGCTTCTGGATATTCCTCGTCACGGACTGTCTGCTCTTCGGTACTTTGTTCGCTACGTACGTCGTTCTTCAGGCGCATACGGCTGGCGGCCCGACGGGCAAGGAATTGTTTGAAATCCCTGGATTTGTCGCAGAGACGTTCATTCTCTTGACAAGCAGCTTTACGAGCGGCTTAGCCGTTCTTGCAATGAATAAGGGCAAAGTCAATCAGCTGATAGGCTGGTTGATCGTCACGGCCATTCTCGGCGCAGCATTCGTCGGTCTTGAAATCAACGAGTTCGTGAACATGGTGCATGAAGGCGCGACGATTTCGACAAGCGCGTTCTTGACCGCATTCTATGTCCTTGTCAGCACGCACGGTATTCACGTTTCCGTTGGTCTGATCTGGATGATCGGTCTTATGATTCAGTTGAAGATGAAGGGGATTAACCCTGTCACGCGTCGTAAGATCACGGTCATCAGCTTGTATTGGCATTTTCTCGATGTGGTTTGGATCTTCCTCTTCACGATCGTGTATTTGATAGGGGTGATGTAA